Proteins from a genomic interval of Calypte anna isolate BGI_N300 chromosome 6, bCalAnn1_v1.p, whole genome shotgun sequence:
- the TLX1 gene encoding T-cell leukemia homeobox protein 1: protein MEHLGAHHLHQGQAEPISFGIDQILNTSEPGSCMVSHPRLQDSADYGLGCIVGSAYNTVTGGYGASGGAAGAYTGTSCSMGGLPGSYNVNMAVSMNGNPLSSAGGVIRVPAHRPVAGGVHQPLSAAVPGVNGMNSLTGLTFPWMESNRRYTKDRFTGHPYQNRTPPKKKKPRTSFTRLQICELEKRFHRQKYLASAERAALAKALKMTDAQVKTWFQNRRTKWRRQTAEEREAERQQANRILMQLQQEAFQKTINQPIQADPICVHNSSLFALQNLQPWSDDSTKITSVTTVASACE, encoded by the exons ATGGAGCACCTCGGGGCTCACCACCTGCACCAAGGCCAAGCCGAGCCCATCAGCTTCGGCATCGACCAGATCCTCAACACCTCAGAGCCGGGCAGCTGCATGGTCTCCCACCCACGGCTGCAGGACTCGGCGGACTACGGGCTGGGCTGCATCGTGGGCAGCGCCTACAACACGGTTACGGGTGGCTACGGGGCGAGCGGCGGGGCGGCCGGCGCCTACACCGGCACCTCCTGCAGCATGGGCGGCCTGCCCGGCTCCTACAACGTGAACATGGCGGTGAGCATGAACGGCAACCCCTTGAGCTCAGCCGGAGGGGTGATCCGCGTCCCGGCCCATCGCCCGGTGGCCGGCGGCGTCCACCAGCCCCTCTCCGCCGCCGTGCCGGGGGTGAACGGCATGAACAGTCTCACGGGGCTCACCTTCCCCTGGATGGAGAGCAACAGGCGGTACACGAAAGACAGGTTCACAG GTCACCCCTACCAGAACCGCACACCCCCCAAGAAGAAGAAGCCTCGCACCTCCTTCACCCGCCTGCAGATCTGCGAGCTGGAGAAGCGCTTCCACCGGCAGAAGTACCTGGCCTCGGCTGAGCGTGCTGCCCTGGCCAAGGCTCTCAAGATGACGGATGCCCAGGTGAAGACCTGGTTCCAGAACCGGCGCACCAAGTGGAG GAGGCAGACAGCAGAGGAGCGGGAGGCTGAGCGGCAACAAGCAAACCGCATCctcatgcagctgcagcaggaggccTTCCAAAAAACCATCAACCAGCCCATCCAAGCTGACCCCATCTGTGTCCACAACTCCTCTCTCTTCGCCCTCCAGAACCTACAGCCTTGGTCTGATGATTCCACCAAGATCACCAGCGTCACCACTGTTGCCTCTGCTTGCGAATAG